From Methanocella paludicola SANAE, a single genomic window includes:
- the hemA gene encoding glutamyl-tRNA reductase, protein MTFITSASVNHHRASIGGIEAARFDNVDAALQRLTVTGASEAMILQTCNRVEIYAVSEDPDVLGKFAVAEGMPPLEHACGDDALLHLLRLAGGLDSMIIGEDQILGQLKSAYLLSEKNGCMGSILSTAVLGAIDAGRRARLETRINKGSVSIGSAAVELAEALAGDLKGRSILVVGAGEMGSLVANGLAQKNLKGIYVANRTFEQAQKLASSLGGVAVRLDDICNYIAAADVLICATAAPHLIITKKMVETCARRPLIIIDITNPRNVDEAVARVPGVVLHNIDSLRRINEANLERRRAEVGQVERIISEELARMKKAYGRQRADHVIGGLYLHADSLRLAELDRAVCRLSSHGGLNQAQKDILSEFSCALTGKILAAPARRLRLAAEKGDDEYLRTARVLFDLEDNDGLSGHKA, encoded by the coding sequence ATGACTTTCATAACGAGCGCGTCCGTCAACCACCACAGGGCTTCCATAGGCGGCATCGAGGCCGCCCGGTTCGATAACGTCGACGCGGCCCTACAAAGGCTGACGGTGACGGGCGCCAGCGAGGCCATGATCCTCCAGACCTGCAACCGGGTCGAGATATACGCCGTGTCGGAGGACCCTGACGTCCTCGGGAAGTTCGCCGTTGCAGAGGGCATGCCCCCGCTGGAGCACGCGTGTGGCGACGACGCGTTGTTACATTTATTACGCCTGGCCGGCGGCCTGGATTCCATGATCATCGGCGAGGACCAGATCCTCGGGCAGCTCAAGTCCGCATACCTCTTATCCGAAAAGAACGGCTGTATGGGCAGCATCCTCTCGACGGCCGTCCTCGGGGCCATCGACGCCGGGAGGCGGGCCCGGCTGGAGACCCGGATCAACAAAGGGTCCGTGTCCATCGGCTCGGCCGCCGTGGAGCTGGCCGAAGCCCTGGCCGGGGACCTGAAGGGCAGGTCCATCCTGGTCGTGGGCGCCGGGGAGATGGGCTCGCTGGTGGCCAACGGCCTGGCCCAGAAGAACCTGAAGGGCATCTACGTTGCCAATCGTACCTTTGAGCAGGCGCAAAAGCTGGCGTCCAGCCTGGGCGGCGTGGCGGTCAGGCTCGACGACATCTGCAATTACATTGCGGCCGCCGACGTCCTGATATGCGCCACGGCGGCGCCCCACCTTATTATAACAAAAAAGATGGTCGAGACGTGCGCGAGGAGACCGCTCATCATCATAGACATCACCAACCCCAGGAACGTGGATGAGGCCGTGGCCCGGGTGCCGGGCGTCGTCCTGCACAACATCGATAGCCTCCGCAGGATCAACGAGGCCAACCTGGAGCGCCGCAGGGCCGAGGTCGGCCAGGTGGAGCGCATCATATCCGAGGAGCTGGCCCGGATGAAGAAGGCGTACGGCCGCCAGCGGGCCGACCACGTCATAGGCGGGCTCTACCTGCACGCGGACAGCCTCCGGCTGGCCGAGCTGGACCGGGCCGTATGCCGCCTCTCATCCCACGGGGGCCTGAACCAGGCCCAGAAGGACATCCTGTCCGAGTTCTCCTGCGCCCTCACGGGCAAGATCCTGGCGGCGCCCGCCAGGAGGCTGAGGCTGGCGGCGGAGAAGGGCGACGACGAATATTTAAGGACCGCGCGAGTACTGTTCGACCTGGAGGATAACGATGGGCTATCCGGTCACAAGGCCTAG
- a CDS encoding nickel-dependent hydrogenase large subunit, with the protein MRITIDPVTRLSSGLRVTAELTDGAITSASSSGMIYRGLEQMLAGRSPEDAPYFTQRICGMCSASHATASVNAIESAAGAAGLIPRDALLVRNILNGLGWLKNHVEHLYMAFMPDLADPVYGDALNSSSLGNLLWQELKERYAVSGGQAYGEALRCIREIGRAEGVLGGRSPCSPAIVPGGVTVRPARGDIGALETCLENIDGFLQKRLVGAMTIGEWLANTHDQDAGFGYDYIEHLPMGDLSASKGWGDLPLFMMFFSRMFARDVLSLPAYIGLDDAGGYPLDDQLIGFLSYGSFYRVRDESGRLKDGYGTVEDGAFEMPAGFTPGGMQNIYLAADRVDPNLIVEHVAASFYDYSEERLSEAPLDGETVPAGRASSIELDGARYSFIKAPRYGRVPCEVGPLARQINSRESLIIDAMRRLYSRNMSVTNYPMASVYTRTMARMQETLLISRMLHEWLDDLHVSDERQKYCVPVSVKPNRTGSGLIEAPRGALGHWLRIGKDQKISNYQVVAPTTWNASPRCSEQKSGPMELALLGCSTTPSGYLPGSESNPVSIYHVIRSFDPCAACAVHTVKRRDIG; encoded by the coding sequence ATGAGGATCACCATCGACCCGGTGACCCGCCTATCCAGCGGGCTGCGAGTCACCGCAGAGCTCACGGACGGCGCCATAACCAGCGCGAGCAGCTCGGGCATGATATACCGGGGGCTCGAGCAGATGCTGGCGGGAAGGTCCCCGGAGGACGCCCCGTACTTCACGCAGCGCATCTGCGGCATGTGCTCTGCATCCCACGCCACGGCGTCCGTGAACGCCATCGAGAGCGCCGCGGGCGCCGCGGGCCTCATACCCCGGGACGCGCTGCTCGTCCGGAACATCCTCAACGGCCTCGGGTGGCTGAAGAACCACGTCGAGCACCTCTACATGGCGTTCATGCCCGACCTGGCCGACCCCGTGTACGGGGACGCGCTGAACTCCTCCAGCCTGGGTAATTTATTATGGCAGGAGCTCAAAGAGCGGTACGCGGTCTCGGGCGGCCAGGCCTACGGCGAGGCGCTCAGGTGCATCAGGGAGATAGGCAGGGCCGAGGGCGTTCTCGGGGGCCGCTCCCCGTGCTCGCCCGCCATCGTGCCGGGAGGCGTCACGGTGAGGCCCGCCAGGGGAGACATCGGCGCCCTGGAGACGTGCCTGGAGAACATCGACGGCTTCCTGCAGAAAAGGCTGGTCGGCGCCATGACCATAGGCGAGTGGCTGGCTAATACGCACGACCAGGACGCCGGGTTCGGGTACGACTACATCGAGCACCTCCCCATGGGCGACCTGTCGGCCTCGAAAGGCTGGGGGGACCTGCCCCTCTTCATGATGTTCTTCTCCAGGATGTTCGCCAGGGACGTGCTATCCCTCCCCGCATACATCGGGCTGGACGACGCGGGCGGCTATCCCCTCGACGACCAGCTCATCGGCTTCCTCAGCTACGGGTCCTTTTACAGGGTCAGGGACGAATCCGGCCGGCTCAAGGACGGGTACGGGACTGTCGAAGATGGCGCCTTCGAGATGCCCGCCGGGTTCACGCCCGGGGGCATGCAGAACATATACCTGGCCGCCGACAGGGTCGACCCGAACCTCATCGTCGAGCACGTCGCGGCCTCGTTCTACGACTACAGCGAGGAGAGGCTGTCGGAGGCCCCGCTGGACGGGGAGACCGTGCCGGCCGGCAGGGCGAGCTCCATAGAGCTGGACGGCGCCCGGTACAGCTTCATCAAGGCCCCCAGGTACGGCCGCGTGCCGTGCGAGGTCGGGCCGCTGGCGAGGCAGATCAACTCCAGGGAAAGCCTGATCATCGACGCCATGCGCAGGCTGTACTCGCGCAACATGAGCGTCACTAATTACCCCATGGCCAGCGTATACACCCGGACCATGGCCCGGATGCAGGAGACATTGCTCATCTCCCGCATGCTCCACGAGTGGCTCGACGATCTCCATGTCAGCGATGAGAGGCAGAAGTATTGCGTGCCCGTGTCCGTGAAGCCTAACAGGACGGGGAGCGGGCTCATCGAGGCGCCCCGGGGCGCGCTCGGCCACTGGCTCAGGATAGGCAAGGACCAGAAGATCTCCAACTACCAGGTCGTGGCCCCGACCACGTGGAACGCCTCGCCCAGGTGCAGCGAGCAGAAGAGCGGCCCCATGGAGCTGGCCCTGCTCGGGTGCAGCACCACGCCCTCCGGGTACCTGCCCGGGTCGGAGTCGAACCCCGTGAGCATATACCACGTCATCCGGTCGTTCGATCCCTGCGCCGCCTGCGCCGTCCACACCGTGAAGAGGCGGGACATTGGATAG
- a CDS encoding hydrogenase small subunit, which yields MDEGKNDLRLTRRSFLAAAGVVGAALFLKANAPAVAAAIAGSDKKLVWLRGSGCGGCTASMLNGGDPDVLSALEKVGLEPEYHDEFMLQQGVFVDGSLSGSSDHNSRIRLSELLAGGDYVLVVEGAIPDGPEGSGRYCMSGAMPFKQLFTEAAPGASCIVAAGTCASYGGVSRLFRAADAAGVAFGGTSRLKGAMSRYGVDNKVINVPGCPTHPEWLLLVLADVLSGRDVALDMYGRPVALFGATVHDSCPRRGAYDRGDRDNEFSGGNCLYSLGCKGPLAYADCPTRRWNGASSMCTRAGGPCVACVEPAFPDAFMPFFGKSESKELFADLAVDDIAKVVIGASAIGAGIHAVKRLAIGESGREEKGEKK from the coding sequence ATGGACGAGGGTAAAAACGACCTCAGATTGACGAGAAGGAGCTTTTTGGCCGCGGCAGGCGTCGTGGGCGCAGCGCTATTCCTCAAGGCCAACGCGCCAGCTGTGGCCGCAGCCATCGCCGGGTCAGATAAAAAGCTCGTCTGGCTAAGGGGCTCGGGGTGTGGAGGGTGCACCGCATCGATGCTCAACGGCGGGGACCCGGACGTGCTATCCGCCCTGGAGAAGGTCGGGCTGGAGCCGGAATACCACGACGAGTTCATGCTCCAGCAGGGCGTGTTCGTGGACGGCAGCCTCTCGGGCAGCTCGGACCACAACTCCCGCATACGGCTGAGCGAGCTGCTGGCCGGCGGGGACTACGTCCTCGTCGTGGAGGGCGCCATACCCGACGGCCCGGAGGGCAGCGGCCGGTACTGCATGTCAGGGGCCATGCCCTTCAAGCAGCTATTCACCGAGGCCGCTCCGGGGGCCTCCTGCATCGTCGCCGCGGGCACCTGTGCCTCGTACGGGGGCGTCTCCAGGCTGTTCAGAGCCGCCGACGCGGCGGGCGTGGCCTTCGGCGGGACGTCCCGCCTCAAGGGGGCCATGAGCCGCTACGGCGTCGATAATAAGGTCATCAACGTGCCCGGATGCCCCACGCATCCCGAGTGGCTGCTGCTCGTCCTGGCGGACGTGCTCTCGGGCCGGGACGTGGCGCTCGACATGTACGGCCGCCCGGTGGCGTTATTCGGGGCTACCGTACACGATTCCTGCCCCAGGAGGGGCGCATATGACAGGGGCGACAGGGATAACGAGTTCTCCGGGGGCAACTGCCTTTACTCGCTGGGATGCAAGGGCCCCCTGGCGTACGCCGACTGCCCGACCCGGCGCTGGAACGGCGCCTCGAGCATGTGCACCCGGGCAGGAGGCCCGTGCGTCGCCTGCGTCGAGCCGGCTTTCCCGGACGCGTTCATGCCGTTCTTCGGGAAGTCAGAGAGTAAGGAACTTTTCGCCGACCTGGCGGTGGACGACATAGCCAAGGTCGTCATCGGCGCATCCGCCATCGGCGCCGGGATACACGCGGTGAAGCGGCTCGCAATCGGCGAGAGCGGCCGGGAAGAGAAGGGGGAGAAGAAATGA
- a CDS encoding precorrin-2 dehydrogenase/sirohydrochlorin ferrochelatase family protein, giving the protein MASYLPLFLDFSCRKVIIFGGGAVGERKARYFLPAEVFVISPSFTECLEAMGADGLVKLERRAVVPGDVPGLVEGAFLVVAATGDAELNESIAQAAEAAGILANNATGESPVVVPSLIKKGDVMVAISTGGRSPALSKYLRLKLEPALGEDVEKMAALQDRVRERLKSQLPDQKAREKILWAILDDPAVWDALKEDDRALELALRHARS; this is encoded by the coding sequence GTGGCATCTTACCTTCCGCTGTTCCTGGACTTTTCATGCCGGAAGGTCATCATATTCGGCGGCGGCGCCGTTGGAGAGCGGAAGGCCAGATATTTTTTACCTGCCGAGGTCTTTGTCATAAGCCCTTCGTTCACGGAGTGCCTGGAGGCCATGGGCGCCGACGGCCTCGTGAAGCTTGAGCGCCGTGCCGTCGTCCCCGGCGACGTCCCTGGCCTGGTCGAGGGGGCCTTCCTGGTGGTGGCAGCCACCGGCGACGCGGAGCTCAACGAGTCGATAGCGCAGGCGGCAGAGGCGGCCGGCATCCTGGCCAACAACGCCACGGGCGAGTCGCCAGTCGTCGTGCCCTCGCTCATAAAAAAGGGGGACGTCATGGTGGCCATCTCCACCGGGGGCCGGAGCCCGGCCCTATCGAAGTACCTCAGGCTGAAGCTCGAGCCGGCGCTGGGCGAGGACGTGGAGAAGATGGCGGCGCTCCAGGACCGGGTGCGGGAGAGATTAAAAAGCCAGCTGCCGGATCAAAAAGCAAGGGAAAAGATATTATGGGCTATCCTGGACGACCCGGCCGTATGGGACGCTTTAAAAGAGGACGACAGGGCGTTAGAGCTGGCGTTGCGCCACGCTCGCTCCTGA
- a CDS encoding MogA/MoaB family molybdenum cofactor biosynthesis protein, producing MEKPSHEKHKDKAKGLSYKCAVITVSSSRYAKYGDSASPADCEDESGSIIVGLLAKAGHRTSYRLLPDDRLHIERCLMDMLSDADAAIVCGGTGLTASDVTIEAVTPMLQKTIPGFGELFRIKSYEEVGTASMLTRAMAGVIEDRAVFCIPGSPNAARVAVSELIVPELGHVISHIRRN from the coding sequence TTGGAAAAGCCTTCACACGAGAAGCATAAGGATAAGGCTAAAGGCCTGTCTTATAAGTGTGCCGTCATTACTGTCAGTAGTTCTCGATATGCTAAGTACGGGGACTCGGCGTCGCCGGCAGATTGTGAGGACGAGTCGGGCAGCATCATCGTGGGCCTTCTGGCGAAGGCGGGCCACAGGACGTCTTACCGCCTGCTGCCGGACGACCGGCTACACATCGAGCGGTGCCTGATGGACATGCTCTCGGACGCGGACGCGGCCATCGTTTGCGGGGGCACGGGCCTGACGGCGAGCGACGTCACCATCGAGGCGGTCACGCCCATGCTGCAGAAGACCATCCCCGGCTTCGGCGAGCTATTCCGCATTAAAAGTTACGAGGAGGTCGGGACCGCGAGCATGCTTACCCGGGCCATGGCGGGGGTCATCGAGGACCGCGCCGTGTTCTGCATACCGGGCTCGCCCAACGCCGCCAGGGTCGCCGTCTCAGAGCTGATCGTCCCCGAGCTGGGACACGTCATCTCGCACATCAGAAGGAACTAA
- a CDS encoding DUF4013 domain-containing protein → MPRNDLLETFADALKYASSNISALLVGGIVFFLSAFAVGLPFFLGYITRCMREAIGGNGILPEWNNIVDMFWDGLRMVVVFLAYALAYLVVISLVALSVFIFQALNMPFMVLLSTIALVVTMAVTAVVFCVVFFASWVLYATCDSVRVALTPGRIRGLISLDPKGYLTTLIASVAIIAIGSVSALLVVIIPWVGFAAFSAISFNYSKYYQTTLVRDTLARDTLRGAS, encoded by the coding sequence ATGCCCCGAAATGACTTACTGGAGACATTCGCCGACGCGCTCAAGTACGCGTCCTCCAACATCTCGGCGCTCCTCGTCGGGGGCATCGTGTTCTTCCTCTCCGCCTTCGCCGTGGGCCTCCCCTTCTTCCTGGGGTACATCACCCGGTGCATGCGAGAGGCCATCGGGGGCAACGGCATCCTGCCCGAGTGGAACAACATCGTGGACATGTTCTGGGACGGGCTCCGCATGGTCGTGGTATTCCTGGCCTACGCGCTGGCGTATCTGGTCGTCATATCGCTCGTGGCCCTGTCGGTCTTCATCTTCCAGGCGCTCAACATGCCCTTCATGGTGCTCCTGAGCACCATCGCGCTCGTGGTCACCATGGCCGTCACGGCGGTCGTGTTCTGCGTGGTGTTCTTCGCCTCCTGGGTGCTTTATGCGACGTGCGACAGCGTCAGGGTGGCGCTGACGCCGGGCCGGATCAGGGGGCTCATATCGCTCGACCCTAAAGGGTACCTGACGACGCTCATCGCCTCGGTGGCCATCATCGCCATCGGCTCCGTCTCGGCGCTGCTCGTGGTCATCATCCCCTGGGTCGGCTTCGCCGCGTTCTCGGCCATCTCCTTTAACTACTCGAAGTACTACCAGACGACCCTCGTGAGGGACACCCTCGCGAGGGACACCCTCCGGGGGGCATCATAG
- a CDS encoding M20 family metallopeptidase produces the protein MPDFNTPAERYLRDLISMPSVTGREGLVKDYLADAFRKMGLGVELQKVEGDRCNVIGRLGEGPIKLMLCTHTDVIPALDESLWHSPPFEATMRNGRIYGRGSTDAKGSLAAAMEAMGKAAKLKKFNGSVALAAVVEEETGRSLGARKLMEKYRPEMGLILEPTGLRVAIAHKGALRPVITVHGQAAHSSSADMGVNAVSIAGEVLRDLERYRNRVMNVVDPLLGRSSLEVTMIRGGERINVIPVKCHIYVDRRLTSGETVGGAFDDLARVVERIGEETGARMDVELLCSYPPSSVSEKEPVVALIKDVLARHGLPSAPVGFPAGCDMWTFRANGVPAAVLGPGYIDQAHGVDEYIDREQLKLAADLYEDIVKKALM, from the coding sequence ATGCCCGATTTTAACACGCCCGCCGAGAGATATCTCCGGGACTTGATCTCCATGCCCTCTGTAACAGGCCGCGAGGGCCTCGTGAAGGACTATTTAGCCGACGCCTTCAGGAAGATGGGGCTCGGCGTGGAGCTCCAGAAAGTCGAAGGGGACCGCTGCAACGTCATCGGCAGGCTGGGAGAAGGCCCGATAAAATTAATGCTCTGCACCCACACGGACGTCATCCCGGCGCTGGACGAGTCGCTGTGGCATTCTCCGCCGTTCGAGGCCACCATGAGGAACGGCCGCATATACGGGCGGGGCTCGACGGACGCGAAGGGCTCGCTGGCAGCGGCCATGGAGGCCATGGGGAAGGCGGCCAAGCTTAAAAAATTCAACGGCTCGGTGGCGCTGGCGGCCGTCGTGGAGGAGGAGACGGGCCGGTCGCTGGGCGCGAGGAAGCTCATGGAAAAGTACAGGCCGGAGATGGGGCTCATCCTGGAGCCCACGGGGCTGAGGGTGGCAATCGCCCACAAGGGGGCCCTGAGGCCCGTCATTACTGTCCATGGCCAGGCCGCCCACTCGTCGAGCGCGGACATGGGCGTCAACGCCGTGTCCATCGCGGGGGAAGTGCTCCGGGACCTGGAGAGGTACCGCAACAGGGTCATGAACGTGGTCGACCCCCTGCTCGGCCGCTCGTCCCTCGAGGTGACCATGATCCGGGGCGGGGAGCGCATCAACGTCATACCCGTGAAGTGCCACATATACGTGGACAGGCGGCTCACCTCGGGCGAGACCGTCGGGGGCGCCTTCGACGACCTGGCCCGGGTCGTGGAGAGGATCGGCGAGGAGACGGGGGCCCGGATGGACGTGGAGTTGTTATGCTCCTACCCTCCGTCGAGCGTGAGCGAGAAGGAGCCGGTGGTCGCGCTTATCAAGGATGTTCTGGCGAGGCACGGCCTGCCCTCGGCGCCCGTCGGCTTCCCGGCGGGGTGCGACATGTGGACGTTCCGCGCCAACGGCGTGCCGGCCGCCGTGCTCGGGCCCGGGTACATCGACCAGGCCCACGGCGTGGACGAGTACATCGACAGGGAGCAGCTGAAGCTCGCCGCGGACCTGTACGAGGACATCGTTAAAAAAGCGTTAATGTAA
- a CDS encoding DNA polymerase II large subunit, translating to MAKTSEAQERYFKSLEGEFGRCRELAGRARSRGFDPQLEVEVPSANDLAERVEVLMGIPGLAPHIRKCEEKMSREEASLQVAADIAEGLVGRFDTKADAIQCAVRTAAAIITEGVVAAPLEGISQVSIAKNDDGTEYIKIYFAGPIRSAGGTAEALSVLAADYVRRKVGLAPYKPRPDVVERYVEEIALYKSIQHLQYTPTDEEIRLIVRNLPVCVDGEPTEDEEVQGYRDVTGVDTNRVRGGIALVIAEGLILKAPKVKKHVDKLKFDGWEFLDKVIAGSKPADESHDEKVKPKDKFLVDLIAGRPVFGHPSRAGGFRLRYGRGRNTGFAAAGIHPASMVIMDDFIATGTQLKVERPGKAAAMVPVDSVDGPTVRLMNGDVLYIGTVDQARAIKKDVSGILDNGEILINYGDFLENNHILMPSPYVLEWWEQDLALATKEKVQVRSAGEAFDVSEKYGVPLHPKYTLMWKDVSTEDILQLREHVVKTGRLEDGLRMPVEPRSKRTLELLLLPHEVRSGAVILDADRAALLVRCLGLNPDLSPKEADVSGLDPLDAVSKMSGVTIKDRALSRIGARMGRPEKSKMREMKPPVHVLFPVGDAGGNRRSLEDAAAFTRNMNDRAGLIEVEMGRRKCPGCGAVTFRNRCDCGAHTLPYYGCPDCKIDNITGACPKCGKPATPNVRMKVDLKGLYAEALENLGERGNYEILKGVQGLISSEMTPEPLEKGVLRAKHGVYMFKDGTVRYDLSDVPLTHFKPREIGLSLEKLKQLGYEKDVYGRPPESGEQVFELKVQDIVLSHDCSTYLIKTAGFIDDLLEKFYGLPRYYNVSSEEELIGHLVIGLAPHTSAGVLGRILGFTGASAGYAHPFFHAAKRRNCDGDEDCVMLLMDGLINFSRSYLPDRRGGKMDAPLVLSMRIDPKEVDKESHNVDVMARYPREFYLATLEYKSPKDLEKMMDLVSRRLGTPAQYEGFMFTNDTGDIAAGPTNSAYKTLGSMEDKLKAQLELGRRLRAVDEKDVAERVINSHFLPDLIGNLRAFSTQQMRCVKCGARYRRPPLCGTCPKCGGRVILTVHEGAVTKYMEVSINIAREYGVSSYTLQRLELLDLSIKSLFENDKSKQVILSDFM from the coding sequence ATGGCAAAAACGAGCGAAGCGCAGGAGCGGTATTTCAAAAGCCTCGAGGGCGAGTTCGGCCGGTGCAGGGAGCTTGCGGGCCGGGCGCGCTCGCGGGGATTCGACCCCCAGCTCGAGGTGGAGGTGCCGTCGGCCAACGACCTGGCGGAGCGGGTGGAGGTCCTCATGGGGATCCCCGGGCTGGCGCCCCACATCAGGAAGTGCGAGGAGAAGATGTCCAGGGAGGAGGCCTCGCTGCAGGTGGCCGCCGACATCGCAGAGGGGCTCGTTGGCAGGTTCGATACGAAAGCGGACGCCATCCAGTGCGCCGTGCGGACCGCCGCCGCCATCATCACCGAGGGCGTGGTCGCCGCGCCGCTCGAAGGGATATCCCAGGTATCGATAGCGAAGAACGACGACGGCACCGAGTACATCAAGATCTACTTCGCCGGGCCCATCCGGAGCGCCGGGGGCACGGCTGAGGCGCTCTCCGTTCTAGCGGCAGACTACGTGCGCCGCAAGGTCGGGCTCGCCCCGTACAAGCCCCGGCCAGATGTCGTCGAGCGGTACGTGGAGGAGATCGCCCTCTACAAGTCCATCCAGCATTTACAGTATACTCCCACGGACGAGGAGATCCGGCTCATCGTGCGTAACCTGCCCGTCTGCGTGGACGGCGAGCCCACCGAGGACGAGGAAGTGCAGGGGTACCGGGACGTCACCGGGGTCGACACGAACCGCGTCCGGGGAGGCATCGCGCTCGTTATAGCGGAGGGCCTCATCCTGAAGGCCCCCAAGGTCAAGAAGCACGTCGATAAGCTCAAGTTCGACGGCTGGGAGTTTTTGGACAAGGTCATCGCGGGCTCGAAGCCCGCGGACGAGAGCCACGACGAGAAGGTCAAGCCCAAGGATAAGTTTTTGGTCGACCTGATCGCCGGGAGGCCCGTGTTCGGCCACCCGTCCCGGGCGGGAGGCTTCCGCCTCCGCTATGGCAGGGGCAGGAACACGGGGTTCGCGGCCGCGGGCATACACCCGGCGTCCATGGTCATCATGGACGACTTCATCGCCACCGGCACCCAGCTCAAGGTCGAGCGGCCGGGCAAGGCCGCCGCCATGGTGCCCGTGGACAGCGTGGACGGCCCCACCGTGCGCCTCATGAACGGCGACGTGCTCTACATCGGCACGGTCGATCAGGCCCGGGCCATCAAGAAGGACGTCTCCGGGATACTCGACAACGGCGAGATACTCATCAACTACGGCGACTTTTTGGAGAATAACCACATCCTGATGCCCTCGCCCTACGTGCTGGAGTGGTGGGAGCAGGACCTGGCCCTGGCCACGAAGGAGAAAGTCCAGGTCCGGTCGGCCGGAGAGGCGTTCGATGTCTCCGAGAAGTACGGCGTGCCCCTGCACCCGAAGTACACGCTCATGTGGAAGGACGTCTCCACGGAGGACATATTGCAGTTAAGGGAGCACGTCGTGAAGACGGGCAGGCTCGAGGACGGGCTCAGGATGCCCGTGGAGCCCCGGTCGAAGCGCACGCTGGAGCTGCTATTATTGCCCCATGAGGTGAGGAGCGGGGCCGTCATCCTCGACGCCGACCGGGCGGCGCTGCTGGTCCGCTGCCTTGGCCTGAACCCGGACCTCTCCCCGAAAGAAGCCGACGTCTCCGGCCTGGACCCGCTGGATGCGGTGAGCAAAATGTCGGGAGTCACGATAAAGGACCGGGCGCTGTCCAGGATCGGGGCCCGTATGGGCCGGCCCGAGAAGAGCAAGATGAGGGAAATGAAGCCCCCGGTCCACGTCCTCTTCCCGGTGGGCGATGCTGGAGGCAACCGGCGCTCGCTCGAGGACGCGGCCGCGTTCACGAGGAACATGAACGATAGGGCCGGGCTCATCGAGGTGGAGATGGGCCGGAGGAAGTGCCCCGGCTGCGGCGCCGTCACATTCAGGAACCGCTGCGACTGTGGGGCCCACACGCTGCCCTACTATGGCTGCCCTGACTGTAAAATAGACAACATCACGGGCGCCTGCCCGAAGTGCGGCAAGCCCGCCACGCCGAACGTCCGCATGAAGGTCGACCTCAAAGGCCTGTATGCCGAAGCGCTTGAGAACCTGGGGGAGAGGGGCAACTACGAGATCCTCAAGGGCGTGCAGGGATTGATCTCGAGCGAGATGACGCCCGAGCCCCTGGAGAAGGGAGTGCTCCGGGCCAAGCACGGCGTGTACATGTTCAAGGACGGCACCGTCCGGTACGACCTGAGCGACGTGCCCCTCACCCACTTTAAGCCCCGGGAGATCGGGCTGTCTCTCGAAAAGCTAAAGCAGCTCGGCTACGAGAAGGACGTATACGGAAGGCCCCCCGAGTCGGGGGAGCAGGTCTTCGAGCTTAAGGTGCAGGATATCGTGCTGTCCCACGACTGCTCCACCTATCTTATAAAGACCGCCGGGTTCATCGACGACCTGCTCGAGAAGTTCTACGGGCTGCCCAGATACTATAACGTGAGCTCCGAAGAGGAGCTGATCGGCCACCTGGTGATCGGCCTGGCGCCCCACACGTCCGCCGGCGTGCTGGGCAGGATCCTGGGCTTCACGGGCGCCTCGGCGGGATACGCCCACCCGTTCTTCCACGCGGCCAAGCGCCGGAACTGCGACGGCGACGAGGACTGCGTCATGCTCCTCATGGACGGCCTCATCAATTTTTCCCGCTCATACCTTCCGGACCGCCGGGGAGGCAAGATGGACGCGCCCCTGGTGCTGTCCATGCGCATCGACCCGAAGGAGGTGGATAAGGAGTCCCACAACGTCGACGTCATGGCCAGGTATCCCAGGGAGTTCTACCTGGCGACGCTGGAGTATAAGTCGCCCAAGGACCTGGAGAAGATGATGGATCTGGTGTCGAGGCGGCTGGGCACTCCGGCCCAGTACGAGGGGTTCATGTTCACCAACGACACGGGCGACATCGCCGCCGGCCCTACGAATTCCGCATACAAGACGTTAGGGTCGATGGAGGATAAGCTGAAAGCGCAGCTTGAGCTGGGAAGGCGGCTCCGGGCGGTGGACGAGAAGGACGTGGCCGAGCGGGTGATCAACTCCCACTTCCTGCCCGACCTGATCGGCAACCTCAGGGCTTTCTCGACCCAGCAGATGCGCTGCGTCAAGTGCGGCGCCCGGTACCGAAGGCCCCCGTTGTGCGGCACCTGCCCCAAGTGCGGGGGCCGGGTGATATTGACCGTGCACGAGGGCGCCGTGACCAAGTACATGGAAGTTTCTATTAACATCGCCCGGGAGTACGGCGTCTCCAGCTACACGCTCCAGCGGCTAGAACTTCTTGACCTCTCCATCAAGAGCCTCTTCGAGAACGATAAGTCCAAGCAGGTCATCCTTTCCGACTTTATGTGA